Below is a window of Atribacterota bacterium DNA.
CTCCCCTTCATGATTTTGGTAAACAGAGAATTTCGCGTACTTTAAGCTGGAAAAAGGAATTCTGATGCGCTGGACGAAGCACGAGGGCTGTATCGACCCCTCTTCCTTTTCCACCCAAAGCCACCACATCCACAGTGGTGGGAATCGCACCACTATCGGCAGCCATAATGCTCACTTCCACGGCCACCTTAAACCCTTCCGAAATGCGACGAAAGCTCTCCGCCACAATTTCTGGAACACTCAATCCTCCAAAACGTTCCCGGAATGAGCGATTCACCCCACTCAGAGCATGGGAAGAACGCACCACCACCACACCCTGCTTCCGTAATTCTTCCTCCTTAGAGGGAGACAAAGACCACTCGTCACCCCCACTGAACCCGGCGTGGTAAGTTACCACCACGACTTTCCCCTCATACCGCACTTCTTGCGCTTTTTCCAGCAACAACAACCCAGTCTCTCCGGAACTCGAAGCCACCACAACGTATTCCAGCTCAAGTTCTTTGGCCCGCTCTAACGCCCTTTCCAGAGCAGGCAGGGTATTTTCGGGACCCGAACGGGAAAAATAAAGGATGGTACCATTTTCCAAAAAAGCTCCCTCCCCCTACTGGTGCAGCTCCAGAATCTGCCCAGTCTCCATATAGTAAATCCGTTCAGTAATATTGGTAATATGGTCACCAATCCGCTCCAGATACCGAGCAATCATCAACACCCAGATGGCCTGCCGGGTCACAGAAGGATCCTTTTCAATATGGAGAACCACCTCTTCATGGATGGAACGGTAGAGGGCATCGACCTGAGCATCACTTTCAATCACCCTCTGCACAATGCCCAGATCCCGCTTCAAAAAGGCATCGATGGTGGCTTCCATCATTTGAATCACCACTTCGGCCATCTTGGGAATATCAACAAGAGGCTTAAAAAGAGGTTTCTCGGCCAGACGAATGCTGAACTTGGCAATGTCAATGGAATAGTCACCCACTCGTTCCACATCGGTGATGATTTTTAAAATTGCAGCAATGATACGCAGGTCCTTGGCTACCGGTTGTTGGAGGGCAATCATCTGAAGACATCTCGATTCCAGCTTGAAATTGTAATCATCCACCACATCATCCAGAGCAATCACTTCCCGGGCTTTTTCAATATTTCCTTCCTTTAGTGAATCAATAGCCATCTGGAGCATCTTTTCTGCCGCATGGGTCATGTTTACCAAATCTTCCTGAAGTTCCTTGATCTCCTGGGCAAAGCGTTCTCGAAGTATTCCCATGGTTACTCCATCCCCCTCAATCTTTTACCCCCCACTCTCTTCCCCTATTAAATCAAATACTAATCAGTTTTGCCACTCTCTTTTCCAAGTTGCACACCGCAACAGTCGATTGACCACTCAGAAGACCACACACCTCTCCAGGATTGAGAAGGATAGACCGACCTTCCTCCTTGATGATGGCCTCATGCGTATGTCCGTAAACCACAAGATCAAAGTGCCCGCTTGCGAAAGCCCATTTGGCCGGCTGATAAAAATGCGATATCCAGATACGATAGCCCTTTTCTTCAAGTTCGAGAAATGGTCCTTTGATTTTCCCCTCCGACTTTTGAAAAATACCCAGAATTTCCCCATCATTGTTACCCAGTACCCCCCACCAGGGGATGGAGAGTTCGGCAAGCAACTGCACGGAAAAGGGTGCCACGTAATCACCGGCGTGGAGAATGAGTTCTACACCTTCCTCTTTGAATGCATCCAGAGCCTTTTGGATTGAAAGCAGGTCGTCATGGCTATCGGATAAGACTCCCACAATCATGCTCATCACCTCCTAAAACTTTTCCCAGTGAAGCACTTCATGAAGGTTCCTCTTCAGAGCCGAGCCGGTTGTGGGAATCACCTCCGGATATCCCAGAGGGATGAGGCTTACCAAGCGATACCCTTCCGGAACCTGAAGAACCTTCCGCACGCTCTCTGCATAGGGCTTTTTATCTCCCGCCACCCAGCAGGACCCCAATCCCAGCGCCCAGGCAGCAAGGAGTATGTTTTCGGTGGCCGCACACCCGTCCTCGAGGTAATACTTGGTATCTTTGCAAAACACCGCAATCAAAACTGGTGCCTCCCGGATAAACTTCCCATAATCGGTGAGACGAGCAACCTCCTCCCTTTTTTTATCCTCGGTCACCACAATGAATTCCCAGGGCTGAATGTTGATCGCCGAAGGAGCAAAACGCGCGCAGTCGATAATCTCTTCGATTTTTTCCTTCTCTACCGGAAGGGTACGGAACCGCCGTACAGACCGACGAGTTTTCAAAACTTCCAGTGCATCCACCATACATCCTCCCCTCTTAAGGTAATAAAAGCTTGAGCTGTTCACACATTTTTTTCTTCTCCGATACCCCGATGCGAGCATGACGCACCAGTTTACTTAGAAAATCAATGGTGGCGTCATACGTCTGGCGATCTACCGGAAAGGGAACGCCATCCTTACCCCCATGAGCGAAAGAAAAGCTCACCGGGTCTTTGAGGCTCGCTGGGGCACCCAGCACCACTTCGGCAGTGAGCGCCAAGGCCCGAAGTGTTTTGGGACCCACTCCTGATACACCCAAAAATTCGGCAAAATTCTGCGGATTCCTCTGTTTTACATTCCAGAGCGTTTTTTCCATTCGCTTCGTATCAAAATCTTCGGGGAAAATACTATGGCGCCGGGGGAGCACGAGGTTTTTCACCCGAGCAATTTCCTGTATCACCACCGCTGGCGCGTCCTGTACAATTTCCATGACCCCCTTCCGACAGGGAGCACTTTCCCACGCTATTAGATTCAGTACCTGGGATTCTTTTCGCATTCCACAGATTCCCGAGTGAGGCTCACAGACGAAATCTTCCACCCGCTCACCCAACCAGTGGTACCGGCGAGCCAAACGATTTTCAGGGTTCATCCCTTGCTGTACCACCGACCAGGAACCCGAAGCAGTGAAAAAAAAGACGTGGTGGTACAGGGTATACCCATCCTGTAAAGCCGTGTTATCCACCTTTGCCGAGAGTTTACTGTACTCCACAAAGCGTTCAGCAAAGGCAAACCCTTTACGCTCAGCGTGAAGCACGATTTCCTGGGGGGTTTTCCGCGACACACCGCCCTTCCCTCCACAGATGTAGAGTCCCAGAGCATCTTCTCTTCCCCTGATTCCCTCCTTCAGAGCTCCACAAAGCGTGGTGGTGAGACCACTGGAATGCCAGTCAAATCCAAGGAGACACCCCAGAGATTGAAAAAAAACCGGATCCGAAATCCGGCGCAACACCTCCTCGGGACTGAACAACGACACCACCGCTTCCACAATTTCTCCCCCCAGACGCTTCATACGCTGGAACAGCCAGGGAGGGCATTGTCCTCCATGTAAAGGAAGCTCAGCAAAGCCTCGACGCATCACGCCCTCCTACAGTTTGTACCCGAATTTGCGCAGCAATGCCTTTCTTTCCTCGATGTCCTTTTCGCCCTCCACTCCTTTACTCGTGAAACCATCAACCACACCCAGAATTCCCCGCCCCTGCTCGGTTTCCACCAAAATCACCTGAACCGGGTTGGCTGTGGCGCAGTAAATCCGACACACTTCCGGAACCATTTTCACCGCGTTGAGCACATTGATGGGATAACCATCCTTCAGGAAAACGATGAAGCTATGCCCAGCACCAATCTGAAAGGCATTATCCCGAGCAAGTTCGATCAACTCCTGATCATTTCCCGCATAGCGCACCAGACACGGTCCCGAAGATTCGCAGAAGGCCAGGCCAAATTTCAAATTCGGCGAAGATCCCGCCAGGACCTCATAAAGGTCTTCGACCGTCTTAATGAAATGGGACTGACCCAGGATAAGGTTATAATGTTTCGGATTTTTCACTTCCACAAGACGCAGTTCCATTTCCATCCCTCCTTCGGATAATGATTTTCCGAATTTCATAGAAAACAAGAGAAAGGATTGAAAATCCCAAAGTCCACATCCACTGAGAAAAGGTAAGCGACACACATCCAAAAATCCGTCCTAATGGCGGGAAAAGAACGGTTAACGCCAGCACGAAGACCGAGAGGAGGCAGGCCCACACAAGATAGAAGTTCGTTCTTGGGTCAATCCTCCAGAAGTTCTTCCTTTCCGAGCGAAAGCTGTACGCGCGCCATAATTCTCCCAGTCCCAGGGTGAGAAAAGCCATGGTCCGGGCCGTTTCTAAACCCCAATGTCGCAAACCCAGCCAGAAGCTGGCAATCACCGGCAGAGCAATGAAAAGCGCCCCCCAGAAGATGAACCGAAGGTACAACGGAGTGATGATTCCCTCCTTGGGATGGCGAGGTTTCCGGGACATCAGGTCTTCTTCGGGACTATCCACACCCAGGGCCAAAGCTGGAAGCCCATCAGTCACGAGATTAATAAGGAGAATCTGTACCGGGACAAGGGGTCGAAACCACCCTAAAAGGATGGGAATGAAAACCACCAGAATCTCACCCAAATTACAGGAAAGGAGATAGAGGACAAATTTGCGGATATTCTCAAAGATTACCCGACCCTCCCGAATGGCTTCCACAATGGTGGCAAAATTATCATCAGCAAGGACCATATCAGCCACTTCCTTGGCGACGTCTGTACCAGTCACCCCCATGGCCACACCAATATCGGCACGCTTTAGGGCTGGAGCATCATTCACACCGTCACCGGTCATGGCCACCACCTCTCCATGGGACTGCAGCGCTTCCACAATGCGGAGTTTTTGTTCGGGCCAGACTCGGGCGAAAACCTGGACACTTTTGATTTTTTCCCGGAGTTCTTTTTTTGACCATTTTTCCAGTTCCACCCCGGTTACCACCAGACCCTGCGGGGCAAACATACCAAGTTCTTTGGCGATGGCCTGAGCAGTCAAAGCGTTGTCTCCAGTGATCATCACCGTGGTAATCCCAGCGTTTTTTGCTTCCTTAAGAGCCAGTTTTACTTCTTTACGGGGAGGATCCATCATCCCCATAAGCCCCACAAAGATCAGGTCCTTCTCCGGATCCGCTTCCTCTTTCTCGTAAGGACGGAAGGCAAAGGCCAGGACCCGCAAAGCTTTCACAGCCATTTCTTCGAGATTCTTTTCCACCTTCTGCCGTTCCGGTTCGGTTAACGGATGAATGTTCCCATCCTGGAAATAGCGAGTGCAGCGCCAGAGCACCACATCTGGAGCACCCTTGACCAGGAGTTCTCGTCTCCCATCCACCGTGTGCCAGGTTGACATCATCTTACGCTTGGAATCAAAGGGAATCTCACCCTCCCGTGGATAGCGGGTGCGGGTTTCAGCGATTACCATACCACGGGTGGAAGCGTATTCGAGCAGGGCAATCTCTGTGGGATCGCCCAAGAATTTTCCATCTCCTCCCGGTACAGCATCGTTACAGAGAACGGCGACCTGCAAGAGTTTGGCTTCACCCTGGAAAGAAAATGTTTCCTGAACCTGCATTCGGTTCTCGGTGAGGGTACCAGTCTTATCCGTGCAAATATAGGTGGTACAGCCCAGGGTTTCAACCGCCGGGAGTTTACGGATGATGGCCCGGTGCTGGCTCATCCGGTACACCCCCAGAGCCAGAACTACGGTCACCACTGCTGGAAGCCCCTCTGGAATAGCTGCGACCGCCAGACTCACCGCAGTCATGAACATTTCCAAAAGCTGATGTTCCCGCATAAAACCGAACACAAAAACGAGCACACACACACCAATCACAAGAACCCCCAAAAGCTTTCCAAGGCTTGCCAGGTGCTTTTGCAAAGGGGTAAGCGTTTCTTCTTCTTTCTCTAAAAGGAGGGCAATTTTCCCGATTTCCCGGTCTTTACCGGTAGCGACCACCACTCCTTTTCCTCTCCCATAGGTTACCAGAGTCCCAGCATAAACCATGTTGGTTCGTTCCGGTAAAGGTGTCGCAGGAGGAAGAACCGTGGTTTCTTTTTCCACAGCCACCGATTCTCCGGTGAGACTGGCTTCATCCACCCGAAGCGCTCTGGTTACAAGAAGCCGGAGATCCGCAGGAATGAAATCACCCTCTCGCAGGGTCACAATATCTCCCG
It encodes the following:
- the phoU gene encoding phosphate signaling complex protein PhoU; this translates as MGILRERFAQEIKELQEDLVNMTHAAEKMLQMAIDSLKEGNIEKAREVIALDDVVDDYNFKLESRCLQMIALQQPVAKDLRIIAAILKIITDVERVGDYSIDIAKFSIRLAEKPLFKPLVDIPKMAEVVIQMMEATIDAFLKRDLGIVQRVIESDAQVDALYRSIHEEVVLHIEKDPSVTRQAIWVLMIARYLERIGDHITNITERIYYMETGQILELHQ
- a CDS encoding metallophosphoesterase, with the translated sequence MIVGVLSDSHDDLLSIQKALDAFKEEGVELILHAGDYVAPFSVQLLAELSIPWWGVLGNNDGEILGIFQKSEGKIKGPFLELEEKGYRIWISHFYQPAKWAFASGHFDLVVYGHTHEAIIKEEGRSILLNPGEVCGLLSGQSTVAVCNLEKRVAKLISI
- a CDS encoding nitroreductase family protein, which gives rise to MDALEVLKTRRSVRRFRTLPVEKEKIEEIIDCARFAPSAINIQPWEFIVVTEDKKREEVARLTDYGKFIREAPVLIAVFCKDTKYYLEDGCAATENILLAAWALGLGSCWVAGDKKPYAESVRKVLQVPEGYRLVSLIPLGYPEVIPTTGSALKRNLHEVLHWEKF
- a CDS encoding DUF763 domain-containing protein; the encoded protein is MRRGFAELPLHGGQCPPWLFQRMKRLGGEIVEAVVSLFSPEEVLRRISDPVFFQSLGCLLGFDWHSSGLTTTLCGALKEGIRGREDALGLYICGGKGGVSRKTPQEIVLHAERKGFAFAERFVEYSKLSAKVDNTALQDGYTLYHHVFFFTASGSWSVVQQGMNPENRLARRYHWLGERVEDFVCEPHSGICGMRKESQVLNLIAWESAPCRKGVMEIVQDAPAVVIQEIARVKNLVLPRRHSIFPEDFDTKRMEKTLWNVKQRNPQNFAEFLGVSGVGPKTLRALALTAEVVLGAPASLKDPVSFSFAHGGKDGVPFPVDRQTYDATIDFLSKLVRHARIGVSEKKKMCEQLKLLLP
- a CDS encoding adenosine-specific kinase; protein product: MELRLVEVKNPKHYNLILGQSHFIKTVEDLYEVLAGSSPNLKFGLAFCESSGPCLVRYAGNDQELIELARDNAFQIGAGHSFIVFLKDGYPINVLNAVKMVPEVCRIYCATANPVQVILVETEQGRGILGVVDGFTSKGVEGEKDIEERKALLRKFGYKL
- a CDS encoding calcium-translocating P-type ATPase, PMCA-type, with protein sequence MAAQGIDWHALSLEETLSILQSNGELGLTEEEAKKRIVQYGRNVLPEKKPKGILTLFLEQFRDFLVLILIGATVVSVLVGETTDALVILAILIINAVLGVVQEQKASRALEALKRMSVPSCEVIRGGLAKRVSAEDLVPGDIVTLREGDFIPADLRLLVTRALRVDEASLTGESVAVEKETTVLPPATPLPERTNMVYAGTLVTYGRGKGVVVATGKDREIGKIALLLEKEEETLTPLQKHLASLGKLLGVLVIGVCVLVFVFGFMREHQLLEMFMTAVSLAVAAIPEGLPAVVTVVLALGVYRMSQHRAIIRKLPAVETLGCTTYICTDKTGTLTENRMQVQETFSFQGEAKLLQVAVLCNDAVPGGDGKFLGDPTEIALLEYASTRGMVIAETRTRYPREGEIPFDSKRKMMSTWHTVDGRRELLVKGAPDVVLWRCTRYFQDGNIHPLTEPERQKVEKNLEEMAVKALRVLAFAFRPYEKEEADPEKDLIFVGLMGMMDPPRKEVKLALKEAKNAGITTVMITGDNALTAQAIAKELGMFAPQGLVVTGVELEKWSKKELREKIKSVQVFARVWPEQKLRIVEALQSHGEVVAMTGDGVNDAPALKRADIGVAMGVTGTDVAKEVADMVLADDNFATIVEAIREGRVIFENIRKFVLYLLSCNLGEILVVFIPILLGWFRPLVPVQILLINLVTDGLPALALGVDSPEEDLMSRKPRHPKEGIITPLYLRFIFWGALFIALPVIASFWLGLRHWGLETARTMAFLTLGLGELWRAYSFRSERKNFWRIDPRTNFYLVWACLLSVFVLALTVLFPPLGRIFGCVSLTFSQWMWTLGFSILSLVFYEIRKIIIRRRDGNGTASCGSEKSETL